TTGATTTAACTAATTGTGATTTACATCAAGAAAATGACTCAACAATAAGTATTAAAAGTAATGAGCATATatcaaatggaaatatttatccatttttaactAACCTTAGTAGTACATATAGTCATGGGAATAGTGAAGAAAGCAGTTCAATCGCTTCCTCAAGTGATTTTACTTACGATGCAAATAGAACTGCTTATACGTcgaatatattaaataaatacttttcgACCGATATATACGATGAAAATAGATTTTCTACTTGTACTAAAAGGCTTGCTAGTATGATTAAACATAAACAAGTAAAAGCAAGCAGTCAGTTTGGTGGTAACCGCATTAATCATTTTGGTAGTAAAAATATGAATCGGTTTGTCGATAATGACGTTAAACTAAAATTTGTTAATAGTTTAATTGATTATTATAGAAAACTTCAGGTTAGacacgtacatacatacatgcatacctACATGAATACATACatggatacatacatatatagaaacGTAAATATAGATATAGGTATAATTATGGTTATAGATTTACTAAATATGTTAAGCTAAGCTGTATTTTAAGTGgaattcctttgttatttttatgattattacataaataaacatgaagttgaatatacattttttttttttttttttttttttttcatctaacaattttattttagaagttagTATATATACGCCTATGTGTGTACATTAACAAATTTGTACAATATTGCGAGTATATAAATAGTTATaacacaatttttcttctttgtagaaCCCAAAAGGAAACATTGATGGtgatgaaactaaaaaaaattctaaaggaagtaatacaagtaattttttttttaaaaaaaaaaaaaaaaaaaaaaaataatcttgcATTATACATAACTTatttgtacatattatatatgcgTGTGCGCGTGTATATTATCATACTCTTATTCAGATGGCACCATGAATACGAATAGTGATAACTCTACAGGAGCCCCAACTTTGAGTAAAAAGAGTAACAAAAAAAATTGCGAATCCCaacttgaagaaaaaacaaacataaattataacttaaatacaaaaaaaatagaaaaccaaaataaggataataagaaaatacatatagGAACATATATAAAAGCTGTTGAATGTAATGGAAAAGTAAATAAAGCAATAgttaacaacagaaaaaaattaaatgatgatAACAAAATAGGTAGCAaggtaaaagttgaaaaagatgtGAATGTGTTAAGTTCgaataaaaaatacttgaaattaaaaaacagtttatataaaaataaaaatgaagcaataCTACATACTAAAAAAACTCACGTACaggcaaaaaatgttttaaaagaaaatataaaaataattaataaaaatagtataataaatgaaaaaaaaaataatatgataaatattaatttaacttATGATAAACATGCTGATGATAGCATAAAAGACAaagatgtgtttgtttttaataataataataatagtagtaataataataataatagtagtagtaataataataataataatagtaataataataataataataatagtaataataataataataatagtaatgtaaATAGCGGGAATGACAATAAGGGTGATAGTAGTGGCAAAAGCATCGATGTATTTAAACATGAGAGTAATAAAATAGTAGTAAATGTTAGTAATAATTTACAAGTAGAAAGTAGTACAAAAAcgttaaatagaaataaattagatactagtataaaaagtgaaaattttttttttagaaataataaacgCGTAAACGTGTTGAGTAATGAAAAAGGAACTATAAATAAGGTAGCAAAAGTGATAAAAAgcgaaaaaaaacaaaacaaaaacttaaaacatttgttttttcaaagttctaatgaaaaaacaaaaaaggataatAATTTTATTCCAGTAACtaataaatgttcttattttggtaaaaatagaaaagaaatcgAGGTTAAGACATACAGAGATAAAGGGGTagataaaaaaaagtataacgaaaaaaggaacagaaaagataaaagaatttcGAACAAAATAGACTCTAACAGAacgaaaaaaaattgtaaaacaaaaaaaaactgtgcgTATGTAGAAAATGATAATGCAAATATAttgaatagtaaaaaaaaaaaaaaaaagtttgacatAAATTTGGATAAAATGacaaaaactaaaacagagaTGTTAAAAAAGGGATTAAGTGTAAGTAGAAAGCAATTATATCTAGATAAAACAGATGATAAAAATACGTATAATCTTACCATGGATTTCACAAAAAGTatgtttaaacataaaaataaagatgtagaaTTAGataagaatgataataataaaataataagaaatgaatTATGTTGGacccaaaaaatagaaaactcaaatTTACATTCAAATCATGATAAAAACAACAGTAATAGATGTTATAAGCTTACTCCTAAAGAAACTATTGAAATGCCTAAAAGTAAAAAAGgcatttctcaaatttttataTCATCTACAAAACATCTTAATACTTTTATAGAAAACAGTACTTTAAAATCTAGTGTGTTATTAAATAGTGACAaagaacatacaaaaaaaagtgtCTCTTCTAACAATGCAAAATCGTActtttcaagaaataattttttttcttcttctaaaattttACATAGCCATAAAACTAaaagttataatagtaataaatataaaagttgtttttctatGTATAATACACAGGAATACgacaaaactattaaaagtagtttattttatcaagatatacaaaataaaaacactaaggGGAGACATGTATTATATGATaagtatgagaaaaaaacagcTGAAAGGAGTAGACATTTTAATAACAGAAGTAttgataatgacaataataatagaaatgatagtgacaataataatagaaatgatagtgacaataataatagaaatgatagtgacaataataatagaaatgatagtgaaaataataatactgacGATCTGGATTTACTTGAAGATTATAAAAAACACCTTAGTTtgcaaaatattaattatttaaacggtgttaataattctgaaaaaaaatcaatgactatTTGTAATGCATATAgtacaaaaacaaacagtaaTTATATTGGCGAAGGCCAAACTGGTGAATTACGAGCCAATTTACAGCATAAGCAAAAATTGGGTGGTAATGGTTATGACGGTAATAGTAACACCAGTAATGGTAACAAAGATAATGGCTACGAAGGTAATGGTCACAAAGGTAATGGTCACAAAGGTAATGGTAAGAGTTATGAAAAAATGTGTGATCGCGTTGAAAGTTCAGTATTAAGATTATTTTACGAAGCTTATgtgaacagaaaaggaaataaagaaaatgcgaATGATATACATGAAACCACTTTGGATTATTCTGGACGTGTCGTAACAAACCAAACAAGTAGAACAAAGTATGACACACATTATGActataaaacatatgaaaaagaatacatGACTGAattaattgacattttaaaagggaTGAATACACATAATCAAGGGAATAACATACAGAAAACGCGGAACTGTAGTTCTTTATATTCATGTGATGTACAGTATAAAAATGTTGTTCATCTAAAACACATATCATGCGTCAAAAGCTCATCTAAcgaagtaaataataaaaaaaaaagtagccagaatttaaaaaaaagtgttgatAATTATATAACTATGCGTAAATATATACGAAAAGAAATTTATAGgatattaaaaatgagtaaatacgATAGT
Above is a genomic segment from Piliocolobus tephrosceles isolate RC106 unplaced genomic scaffold, ASM277652v3 unscaffolded_18536, whole genome shotgun sequence containing:
- the LOC113220994 gene encoding protein PF14_0175-like translates to VQDKWENYVNDVIDLTNCDLHQENDSTISIKSNEHISNGNIYPFLTNLSSTYSHGNSEESSSIASSSDFTYDANRTAYTSNILNKYFSTDIYDENRFSTCTKRLASMIKHKQVKASSQFGGNRINHFGSKNMNRFVDNDVKLKFVNSLIDYYRKLQNPKGNIDGDETKKNSKGSNTNGTMNTNSDNSTGAPTLSKKSNKKNCESQLEEKTNINYNLNTKKIENQNKDNKKIHIGTYIKAVECNGKVNKAIVNNRKKLNDDNKIGSKVKVEKDVNVLSSNKKYLKLKNSLYKNKNEAILHTKKTHVQAKNVLKENIKIINKNSIINEKKNNMININLTYDKHADDSIKDKDVFVFNNNNNSSNNNNNSSSNNNNNNSNNNNNNNSNNNNNNSNVNSGNDNKGDSSGKSIDVFKHESNKIVVNVSNNLQVESSTKTLNRNKLDTSIKSENFFFRNNKRVNVLSNEKGTINKVAKVIKSEKKQNKNLKHLFFQSSNEKTKKDNNFIPVTNKCSYFGKNRKEIEVKTYRDKGVDKKKYNEKRNRKDKRISNKIDSNRTKKNCKTKKNCAYVENDNANILNSKKKKKKFDINLDKMTKTKTEMLKKGLSVSRKQLYLDKTDDKNTYNLTMDFTKSMFKHKNKDVELDKNDNNKIIRNELCWTQKIENSNLHSNHDKNNSNRCYKLTPKETIEMPKSKKGISQIFISSTKHLNTFIENSTLKSSVLLNSDKEHTKKSVSSNNAKSYFSRNNFFSSSKILHSHKTKSYNSNKYKSCFSMYNTQEYDKTIKSSLFYQDIQNKNTKGRHVLYDKYEKKTAERSRHFNNRSIDNDNNNRNDSDNNNRNDSDNNNRNDSDNNNRNDSENNNTDDLDLLEDYKKHLSLQNINYLNGVNNSEKKSMTICNAYSTKTNSNYIGEGQTGELRANLQHKQKLGGNGYDGNSNTSNGNKDNGYEGNGHKGNGHKGNGKSYEKMCDRVESSVLRLFYEAYVNRKGNKENANDIHETTLDYSGRVVTNQTSRTKYDTHYDYKTYEKEYMTELIDILKGMNTHNQGNNIQKTRNCSSLYSCDVQYKNVVHLKHISCVKSSSNEVNNKKKSSQNLKKSVDNYITMRKYIRKEIYRILKMSKYDSKIRSILMFMVNYIRMNGSDLARSDLARSDLARSDLAMSDIIVDPTGCGKNLNKTNLYVTKKSKSKKNVTVYSEKNTKKVREKEKNLVVQNNTPLGTQTEYFVSGTECEKMYANGAPKHLPLTMLIVKNFEEKQAKSKGGKKYTVNNTQVQYQVKLVGANKEELKENQKIIKNEIGLFRRIEQIYKYNNIGKLKRNINYDYNIVNRYIPFPNIVTSYVQKCNTDDFLKYSLTEMENKGSELSTITNSNNNNGGNNNNGGNNNNGGNNNSNDIVTDTDKIEKSNNSNTFFNWKYVLKKDKMNNIKNTKDINYKYMALAVNTKNCSLVAKSKSNNMIYKSVDSKNKFKKLINFYDIKSNALGLLNKKIFPKINDSNKSNGSNNIADRDNIQIHSDSKSNNGEKTYVLTDGIKGYKFKSNTLKKFSPGIKRMAINNYQSTVNDAIASSIWKDSYDIIKSKSDFSVNKNTISTSFKNVITISKNNIFIKKKGILKYPEIKNNIKVMTIRNMITNNIEKANHSLKNANTMKHIMNGKMNEKMSGKMSGKMNGKMNGKMNGKMNGKSVNTFTLKRYNTTAANMTNNKVNTDYANSDKNNNNMNSSINKDKASNNHIKHMFSEHYTNFKPFKSKENALKKMGTAKNNLSLYVKQKNILKKIESMSEKQNLSKYPKNYHLFKDKKNMYEKKKREFHVQKEEQSSTNSILELKKEVSKLQENVDFKNTNNNRTRSVQERKRLHDRDRDRGRGRARTCSRNIFVFDSPNTYDMHSSNNTHDSNDTYNSYISRKNKPVSAKSKELDNSQVRNEMVHNPKYTKRLLELKKKKKLHEHNYKHNKNIHSSRSYSFKNSYETNKTKKSRKIPDEHIHNYKMIDIGLK